The following coding sequences are from one Paracoccus alcaliphilus window:
- a CDS encoding GcvT family protein — protein MSAFPNRARVVIVGLGGIVGASVAHHLVARGWDDIVGIDKSGIPTDIGSTGHASDFCYATSHDFLSTWTTLYSIDFFEKMGHYAKVGGIEVARVGDDARMNELKRKVASGKAFGTRASMISPAEVKAKFPLIEEDQIQGAMWDPDAGLVVPRSQTVAGKLVDQAEASGKLRAFANCPATDLVIEDGRIRGVVTPRGTIMADLVIVCAGLWGRLIAEMAGEDLPVFPVDHPLTFFGPYTEFEDTGKDIGFPLLRDQGNSAYMRDTGDPKTTEGGQIEWGYYYESDPRLCHPRDILEKDQARLSPSQRDLELDDVLSPLERAIELTPILGELGFNESHSFNGLLQTTTDGGPSIGESQKVRGLWYAVAIWVKDAPGMAKLVVDWITDGRTAIDHASIDYSRFNPFALEEKFIEERCIETAAKIYNPPVHPREPFGGGRGIRRSPFYEREVELGGHFMELGGWERAHGYAANEYLLEKYADRVPLREHEWDNRHFWRVSNAEHLEMSEDCGIINLSHFHMTDIEGPDHVALLEWLCAAKIGGDGNIGKGIYTHFLDDEGNVRADFTVIRMADRCRLVNGADAGPRDLNYMRRVAQDRGLDVTITDVTEDFTTIGIWGPNARAKLQKVVEDPAALEKDAFPFAAIRPIRIAGRDVTAFRISYVGEQGWELHMAYADGLAVWDALRSTGAIAVGVETYANSRRLEKSLRLQNADLRTEYNLYEADLARPKVKEADFRGKAKHLEYRARDHQPAMLCTLVMTDNLDSSGMARFPVGILPVIDPETGEVLVDELGRRSWTSSIVYGPTIGRNIALAYLPWSHCQDGRKLVVEYMGETFPVEVAAVGYKPLYDPENLKPRS, from the coding sequence ATGTCTGCGTTTCCGAACAGGGCGAGGGTGGTCATTGTCGGCCTTGGCGGCATCGTGGGTGCCTCGGTCGCCCATCATCTGGTCGCACGCGGCTGGGATGATATCGTCGGGATCGACAAGTCCGGCATCCCCACCGATATCGGCTCGACCGGGCATGCGTCGGATTTCTGCTATGCGACCAGCCATGATTTCCTGTCCACCTGGACCACGCTCTATTCCATCGATTTCTTCGAGAAGATGGGCCATTACGCCAAGGTCGGCGGGATCGAGGTCGCACGCGTGGGCGACGATGCCCGGATGAACGAGCTGAAGCGCAAGGTGGCCTCGGGCAAGGCCTTCGGCACCCGCGCCAGCATGATCTCGCCCGCCGAGGTCAAGGCGAAATTCCCGCTGATCGAAGAGGATCAGATCCAGGGCGCGATGTGGGACCCCGATGCCGGGCTGGTCGTGCCACGTTCGCAGACCGTTGCGGGCAAGCTGGTCGATCAGGCCGAGGCATCGGGCAAGCTGCGCGCCTTTGCCAACTGCCCGGCGACCGATCTGGTGATCGAGGATGGCCGGATCCGGGGCGTGGTCACCCCGCGCGGCACCATCATGGCCGATCTGGTCATCGTCTGCGCGGGCCTGTGGGGACGACTGATCGCGGAAATGGCGGGCGAGGACCTGCCGGTCTTTCCGGTCGATCACCCGCTGACCTTCTTCGGCCCCTATACCGAGTTCGAGGATACCGGCAAGGATATCGGCTTTCCGCTGCTGCGCGATCAGGGCAATTCGGCCTATATGCGCGACACGGGCGACCCGAAAACCACCGAAGGCGGGCAGATCGAATGGGGCTATTACTATGAAAGCGATCCGCGCCTGTGCCATCCCCGCGACATTCTGGAAAAGGATCAGGCCCGGCTGTCGCCTTCGCAGCGCGATCTGGAACTGGACGACGTGCTGTCGCCTCTGGAACGCGCGATCGAGCTGACTCCGATTCTGGGCGAACTGGGCTTCAACGAAAGCCATTCCTTCAACGGGCTGTTGCAGACGACCACCGATGGCGGGCCGTCCATCGGCGAAAGCCAGAAGGTGCGCGGGCTGTGGTATGCCGTCGCCATCTGGGTCAAGGATGCGCCGGGCATGGCCAAGCTGGTCGTGGACTGGATCACCGATGGCCGCACCGCCATCGACCATGCCAGCATCGATTATTCCCGCTTCAACCCCTTCGCGCTGGAAGAAAAATTCATCGAGGAACGCTGCATCGAGACGGCGGCCAAGATCTATAACCCGCCGGTCCATCCGCGCGAACCCTTTGGCGGTGGCCGTGGCATCCGCCGTTCGCCCTTTTACGAGCGCGAGGTCGAACTGGGCGGTCATTTCATGGAACTGGGCGGATGGGAACGCGCGCATGGCTATGCCGCGAACGAATATCTGCTGGAAAAATACGCCGACCGCGTGCCGCTGCGCGAACATGAATGGGACAACCGGCATTTCTGGCGCGTTTCCAATGCCGAGCATCTGGAGATGAGCGAGGATTGCGGCATCATCAACCTGTCGCATTTCCACATGACCGATATCGAAGGCCCCGATCACGTCGCGCTGCTGGAATGGCTGTGCGCGGCAAAGATCGGCGGGGACGGCAATATCGGCAAGGGCATCTATACCCATTTCCTTGACGACGAAGGCAATGTCCGCGCCGATTTCACCGTGATCCGCATGGCGGACCGCTGCCGTCTGGTCAATGGCGCCGATGCCGGGCCGCGCGATCTGAACTATATGCGCCGCGTGGCGCAGGATCGCGGGCTGGACGTGACCATCACCGATGTGACCGAGGATTTCACCACCATCGGCATCTGGGGCCCGAATGCGCGGGCCAAGCTGCAAAAGGTGGTCGAGGACCCCGCTGCGCTGGAAAAGGACGCCTTCCCCTTCGCCGCCATCCGCCCCATCCGCATCGCGGGCCGTGACGTCACCGCCTTCCGCATCTCTTATGTCGGGGAACAGGGGTGGGAGCTGCACATGGCCTATGCCGACGGGCTGGCCGTCTGGGACGCGCTGCGGTCCACCGGCGCCATCGCAGTTGGGGTCGAGACCTATGCGAACTCTCGCCGGCTGGAGAAAAGCCTGCGCCTTCAGAACGCCGATCTGCGCACGGAGTACAACCTCTATGAGGCCGATCTGGCGCGCCCCAAGGTCAAGGAGGCCGATTTCCGCGGCAAGGCGAAGCATCTGGAATATCGCGCCCGCGACCACCAGCCCGCGATGCTGTGCACGCTGGTGATGACCGACAATCTGGACAGCAGCGGCATGGCGCGTTTTCCGGTCGGCATCCTGCCGGTGATCGACCCGGAAACCGGCGAAGTGCTGGTCGATGAACTGGGGCGGCGGTCCTGGACCAGCTCGATCGTCTATGGCCCGACCATCGGTCGCAATATCGCGCTGGCCTATCTGCCCTGGTCGCATTGTCAGGATGGCCGCAAGCTGGTGGTCGAATATATGGGCGAGACCTTCCCGGTCGAGGTCGCGGCGGTGGGTTACAAACCGCTTTACGACCCGGAAAACCTGAAGCCGCGCAGCTGA
- the glyA gene encoding serine hydroxymethyltransferase: MFDHLPKTTISDAVIASAVAEELDRQKNQIELIASENIVSASVLAAQGSVLTNKYAEGYPGKRYYGGCEFVDKVEAVAIDRLKQLFGAEYANVQPHSGAQANQAVFLALLQPGDRIMGMSLAHGGHLTHGSPVTMSGKWFDVVSYEVDPDTHLIDMDKVRALALETRPKLIVAGASAYPRQIDFAGFRRIADEVGAYLMVDMAHYAGLIAGRKYPNPVPHAHVTTSTTHKTLRGPRGGVILTNDEAIARKINSAVFPGNQGGPLMHVIAAKAVAFGEALQDEFADYARQVIANAQALARVLTAGGLGIVSGGTDCHMVLVDLRPKGVTGKVAEIALERAGLTCNKNAIPNDPEKPFVTSGIRLGSSAGTTRGFREAEFEQIGTLILRVIDALAQVPEGDEAVEAAVRAEVKVLCDAFPIYGA, from the coding sequence ATGTTTGACCATCTTCCCAAGACGACCATCTCGGATGCGGTGATCGCCTCGGCCGTGGCCGAGGAACTGGACCGCCAGAAGAACCAGATCGAACTGATCGCATCGGAAAACATCGTCTCGGCCAGCGTTCTGGCGGCGCAGGGCTCGGTTCTGACCAACAAATATGCGGAAGGTTATCCGGGCAAGCGTTACTATGGCGGCTGCGAATTCGTCGATAAGGTCGAGGCCGTCGCCATCGACCGGCTGAAGCAGCTGTTCGGCGCGGAATATGCCAATGTGCAGCCCCATTCCGGCGCGCAGGCCAATCAGGCGGTGTTTCTGGCGCTGCTGCAACCGGGCGACCGGATCATGGGCATGTCGCTGGCTCATGGCGGCCACCTGACCCACGGATCGCCGGTCACGATGTCGGGCAAATGGTTCGACGTGGTGTCCTATGAGGTCGATCCCGATACCCATCTGATCGACATGGACAAGGTCCGCGCGCTGGCGCTGGAGACCAGGCCGAAGCTGATCGTCGCCGGGGCCTCGGCCTATCCGCGCCAGATCGATTTTGCGGGCTTCCGCAGGATCGCGGATGAGGTCGGCGCGTATCTGATGGTCGATATGGCCCATTACGCCGGGCTGATCGCGGGCCGGAAATACCCCAACCCGGTGCCGCATGCGCATGTGACCACCTCGACCACGCACAAGACCCTGCGCGGCCCGCGCGGCGGCGTCATCCTGACCAATGACGAAGCCATTGCCCGGAAGATCAACAGCGCCGTGTTCCCCGGCAATCAGGGCGGCCCGCTGATGCATGTGATCGCCGCCAAGGCCGTGGCCTTCGGCGAGGCGTTGCAGGACGAATTCGCCGATTACGCCCGGCAGGTGATCGCCAATGCGCAGGCGCTGGCCCGCGTGCTGACCGCAGGGGGACTGGGCATCGTTTCGGGCGGGACCGATTGCCATATGGTGCTGGTCGATTTGCGGCCCAAGGGCGTGACCGGCAAGGTGGCCGAGATCGCATTGGAACGCGCCGGCCTGACCTGCAACAAGAACGCCATCCCGAACGATCCCGAAAAGCCCTTCGTCACCTCGGGCATCCGTCTGGGCAGTTCCGCCGGGACCACGCGCGGCTTCCGCGAGGCCGAGTTCGAACAGATCGGCACCCTGATCCTGCGGGTGATCGACGCGCTGGCGCAAGTGCCCGAAGGCGACGAGGCCGTCGAGGCCGCAGTGCGGGCCGAAGTGAAGGTGCTGTGCGACGCCTTCCCGATCTACGGCGCATAG
- a CDS encoding L-serine ammonia-lyase gives MFLSVFDIFKIGIGPSSSHTMGPMVAAARFLDDLRGGVEKIPGAGELHGLGASLHGSLAFTGKGHATDRAVILGLCGLMPDTLDPDRAEEIEAGVRETGLVRPEGLVPLHFDPDKDLVFDYGPPLPGHANGLILSAYDRAGNVWHRQTYYSVGGGFVVTEAELAGAGNGGQAAAVAVPYPFRTAADMLRMGRESGRTIAQMKRANEQAVYGASLDQRLDRIWQVMTDCIQRGLTQDGILPGGLNVRRRARHIHDQLQAERGRNLNQPHQANDWMSVYAMAVNEENAAGGCVVTSPTNGAAGVVPAVARYYLDHCVGARPDGVRDLLLVASAIGGIIKHNASISGAEVGCQGEVGSASAMAAAGLCAVLGGTNEQIENAAEIALEHHLGMTCDPAAGLVQVPCIERNALGAIKAVSAASLALRGDGTHFMPLDNCIRVMRDTGRDMDVKYKETSQGGIAVNLPEC, from the coding sequence ATGTTCCTGTCCGTCTTCGATATCTTCAAGATCGGCATCGGCCCTTCATCGTCGCATACGATGGGGCCGATGGTCGCCGCCGCGCGTTTCCTTGACGATCTGCGCGGCGGGGTCGAGAAAATCCCCGGCGCGGGCGAATTGCACGGGCTGGGGGCCAGTCTGCATGGATCGCTTGCCTTCACCGGCAAGGGCCATGCGACGGATCGCGCGGTCATTCTGGGTCTGTGCGGGCTGATGCCCGACACGCTGGACCCCGATCGCGCCGAAGAGATCGAGGCCGGGGTGCGCGAAACCGGCTTGGTGCGCCCCGAGGGGTTGGTGCCGCTGCATTTCGATCCCGACAAGGATCTGGTCTTTGATTACGGCCCGCCCTTGCCGGGTCATGCCAACGGGCTGATCCTGTCGGCCTATGACCGGGCGGGAAATGTCTGGCATCGTCAGACCTATTACTCGGTCGGCGGCGGCTTCGTCGTCACCGAGGCCGAACTGGCTGGAGCGGGCAATGGCGGGCAGGCGGCTGCGGTGGCGGTGCCCTATCCGTTTCGCACGGCGGCGGACATGCTGCGGATGGGCCGGGAATCGGGCAGGACCATCGCCCAGATGAAACGCGCCAACGAACAGGCGGTCTATGGCGCCTCGCTGGATCAGCGGCTGGACCGGATCTGGCAGGTGATGACCGACTGCATCCAGCGCGGCTTGACGCAGGACGGCATCCTGCCCGGCGGGCTGAATGTGCGCCGGCGGGCGCGGCATATCCACGATCAGTTGCAGGCCGAACGTGGCCGCAACCTGAACCAGCCGCATCAGGCCAATGACTGGATGAGCGTCTATGCCATGGCCGTGAACGAGGAAAACGCGGCGGGGGGCTGTGTCGTCACCTCGCCCACCAATGGCGCGGCGGGCGTGGTGCCTGCGGTGGCGCGCTATTATCTGGATCATTGCGTCGGCGCCCGCCCGGACGGGGTGCGCGATCTGCTGCTGGTGGCCTCGGCCATCGGCGGGATCATCAAGCACAATGCCTCGATCTCGGGCGCCGAGGTCGGCTGTCAGGGAGAGGTCGGTTCCGCCAGCGCGATGGCGGCGGCGGGGCTGTGCGCGGTTCTGGGCGGCACCAATGAGCAGATCGAGAACGCCGCCGAGATCGCGCTGGAACATCATCTGGGCATGACCTGCGATCCGGCTGCCGGGCTGGTGCAGGTGCCCTGCATTGAACGCAACGCGCTTGGCGCAATCAAGGCGGTGTCGGCGGCCAGTCTGGCGCTGCGCGGCGACGGAACGCATTTCATGCCGCTGGACAACTGCATCCGGGTGATGCGCGACACGGGCCGCGACATGGATGTGAAATACAAGGAAACCTCGCAGGGTGGCATCGCCGTCAACCTGCCCGAATGCTGA
- the purU gene encoding formyltetrahydrofolate deformylase: MTVSCPTRGGIVAAVSGYLSQAGCDIQDSSQFTDQQSGRFFMRLSFLPEQGLEALADGFAPLAADFRMDYQFRDLSQKAKVVIMVSRFGHCLNDLLYRSRIGALPVQIMAVISNHTDYQKQVVNADIPFHFIRVTPETKPEAEAAIMQVVRDTGAELVVLARYMQVLSDQMCREMSGRIINIHHSFLPSFKGANPYKQAYEKGVRLIGATAHYVTADLDEGPIIEQDTIRVTHAQSAADYVSLGRDVEAQVLARAIHAHIHRRVFLNGSKTVVFPASPGEYASERMG, encoded by the coding sequence ATGACGGTGTCCTGTCCGACGCGCGGCGGGATCGTGGCGGCCGTGTCGGGCTATCTGTCGCAGGCGGGCTGCGACATTCAGGACAGCTCTCAATTCACCGATCAGCAAAGCGGGCGGTTCTTCATGCGGCTCAGCTTTCTGCCCGAACAGGGGCTTGAGGCGCTGGCCGACGGTTTCGCCCCGCTGGCCGCCGATTTTCGCATGGACTATCAGTTCCGCGACCTGTCGCAAAAGGCGAAGGTGGTCATCATGGTGTCGCGTTTCGGCCATTGCCTGAACGATCTGTTGTATCGGTCGCGCATCGGCGCGCTGCCGGTGCAGATCATGGCTGTGATCTCGAACCATACCGATTACCAGAAGCAGGTGGTGAACGCGGATATCCCGTTCCATTTCATCCGCGTGACGCCCGAAACCAAGCCCGAGGCCGAGGCCGCGATCATGCAGGTGGTGCGCGACACCGGGGCGGAACTGGTCGTGCTGGCGCGCTACATGCAGGTGCTGTCGGATCAGATGTGCCGCGAGATGTCGGGGCGGATCATCAATATCCACCATTCCTTCCTGCCCAGTTTCAAGGGCGCGAACCCCTATAAGCAGGCTTACGAGAAGGGCGTGCGCCTGATCGGTGCGACGGCCCATTACGTCACCGCCGATCTGGACGAGGGCCCGATCATCGAGCAGGACACGATCCGCGTCACCCATGCGCAAAGCGCGGCGGATTACGTCAGTCTTGGCCGCGATGTCGAGGCACAGGTGCTGGCCCGCGCGATCCATGCCCATATCCACCGGCGTGTGTTCCTCAACGGCAGCAAGACGGTGGTCTTTCCCGCCTCGCCCGGCGAATACGCGTCCGAAAGGATGGGCTGA
- the soxG gene encoding sarcosine oxidase subunit gamma family protein — MSARISSLTPGILVRTGAATVSIEAAQGRLSLRARSADLAAVGAALGVSLPTSIGQRAAAGGIEVLALGPDEWVILAPASQVAGLIAACEGIQADHPHSLVDISGREVTVLIEGPRAAELLTLGCPRDIDSIGVGEGRRTLFDGATVVLWRDADDRFRMDIWNSFADHLGHLLDTGARELAAEPA, encoded by the coding sequence ATGAGCGCACGGATTTCTTCTCTGACCCCCGGCATTCTGGTCCGGACCGGGGCCGCGACTGTCAGCATCGAAGCCGCGCAGGGGCGGCTGTCGCTGCGCGCGCGCAGCGCCGATCTGGCGGCGGTGGGCGCGGCGCTTGGCGTCAGCCTGCCCACCAGCATCGGGCAGCGCGCGGCGGCGGGCGGCATAGAGGTGCTGGCCCTTGGACCCGACGAATGGGTCATTCTGGCCCCCGCATCGCAGGTTGCCGGGCTGATCGCCGCCTGCGAGGGCATTCAGGCCGATCACCCGCACAGCCTTGTCGATATTTCCGGGCGCGAGGTGACGGTCCTGATCGAAGGCCCCCGGGCGGCGGAACTGCTGACCCTTGGCTGTCCGCGCGACATCGACAGCATCGGCGTGGGCGAAGGCCGCCGCACGTTGTTCGATGGTGCGACGGTCGTGTTGTGGCGCGATGCGGATGACCGCTTTCGCATGGATATCTGGAACAGCTTTGCCGACCATCTGGGCCATCTTCTGGACACCGGCGCCAGAGAGCTTGCGGCCGAGCCGGCCTGA